A part of Oceaniferula flava genomic DNA contains:
- a CDS encoding heavy metal translocating P-type ATPase: MTTTHSTVKECIHCNTPLEKSQEESGFCCTGCEFVYGLIHEEGLESFYDLKQEERLSPLNDQPFQEYDFSWLGDEIEQREQDVSAGDRCEIELSLQGISCVGCVWLVEKLFLRQAGSLSCDISPATGAMHVAWKAAEFDMLSFAHELQKFGYIIGRPRDGKRQHDELRKLGNKLGICGAFALNAMGFSLPRYLGMPADFMFAGIFELIAMLSATLAMLVGGSWFIQRAVQSLRAGVLHMDTPIALGVSLAFLGSLAGWLWKHEGLLYFDFVAIFIFLMLGGRWLQTAAVERNRNRLLEQTPVPRSLTRVPEGDAIDLADLQSADRYALPAGQTTPVASILAEGEADFSLEWINGEPEPCHHQTGTHVPAGAIKLSQASIVLRAEENWTDSLLAQLLREGDSSAQSPVLAKILKVYLSVVLVLGFGGGLAWLLTGADLPTALQVTISVFVISCPCALGVALPLADDMASSAMRTLGVFIRKPAFWSRIRRIRSIFFDKTGTLTQDLPALSNVSDLKELNETSSGMLASLCAKSRHPLSRSLLRSLGLRGQKLIDPKLETHEVPGLGTWLIGPDGNRWSLGKCSWSGMDESQVSAPHAGSELRCNGSPIATFTFEESLRPETAETLAALGTKQIYILSGDQNQRVQTISKVLGVPEPHVHAGLSPDDKARVVRETDPDHSLFLGDGANDSLAFDAAAMSGAVAGRGLLEAKSDFYFLSSGLKFLPNMFQLADRHALAVRAVFTFSLIYNLCAVALCLAGHMNPLLAAILMPLSSIVSLTLVAGFLAKNKRFANLDPTNVAIVS, translated from the coding sequence ATGACAACCACTCATTCAACCGTGAAGGAATGCATTCACTGCAACACTCCCTTGGAAAAAAGCCAGGAGGAGTCTGGGTTCTGTTGCACCGGCTGTGAATTTGTTTACGGCCTGATTCACGAGGAAGGATTGGAGAGCTTTTATGACCTGAAGCAGGAAGAACGACTCTCTCCTCTGAACGATCAACCGTTTCAGGAATATGATTTTTCCTGGCTAGGCGATGAGATCGAGCAGCGGGAGCAGGACGTTTCTGCCGGCGATCGGTGCGAGATCGAGCTTTCATTGCAAGGGATCTCCTGTGTCGGCTGTGTGTGGTTGGTCGAAAAGCTTTTCTTGCGCCAAGCAGGCAGCCTGAGCTGCGATATTTCACCTGCCACCGGTGCCATGCATGTGGCGTGGAAAGCGGCCGAGTTCGATATGCTCTCCTTCGCCCACGAGCTCCAAAAGTTTGGCTACATCATAGGACGTCCACGCGATGGCAAACGCCAGCATGACGAACTCAGAAAGCTGGGCAACAAGCTCGGCATCTGCGGCGCCTTTGCTCTCAATGCCATGGGATTTTCATTACCGCGCTATCTGGGGATGCCCGCGGACTTCATGTTTGCCGGTATTTTTGAACTCATCGCCATGCTCTCGGCGACCTTGGCGATGTTAGTCGGTGGATCATGGTTCATTCAACGTGCTGTGCAGAGCCTCCGAGCCGGAGTGCTGCACATGGACACCCCCATCGCGCTGGGTGTCAGTTTGGCCTTTCTCGGGTCGCTGGCAGGCTGGCTGTGGAAACATGAGGGGCTCTTGTATTTCGACTTTGTCGCAATCTTTATCTTCTTAATGTTAGGCGGGCGCTGGTTGCAAACTGCTGCAGTGGAGCGCAACCGGAATCGACTGCTCGAGCAGACACCCGTGCCCCGCTCACTGACCCGTGTGCCCGAGGGCGACGCGATCGACCTCGCCGATCTGCAGTCGGCCGACCGCTACGCGCTTCCAGCTGGGCAAACGACCCCTGTGGCCTCCATCCTCGCCGAGGGTGAAGCCGACTTCAGCCTGGAATGGATCAATGGAGAGCCGGAACCATGCCACCACCAGACCGGAACCCACGTGCCTGCGGGGGCGATCAAGTTGAGTCAGGCGAGCATCGTTCTCAGGGCGGAGGAAAACTGGACCGACTCCCTGCTGGCACAACTCCTGCGCGAGGGCGACAGCTCGGCGCAGTCGCCAGTGTTGGCAAAAATCCTCAAAGTCTACCTCTCGGTGGTCTTGGTGTTAGGCTTCGGCGGAGGTCTGGCGTGGCTCCTCACAGGTGCGGATCTTCCGACCGCCTTGCAGGTGACGATTTCCGTGTTTGTGATCTCCTGCCCCTGCGCGCTGGGTGTGGCACTTCCTTTGGCTGATGACATGGCATCCTCCGCGATGCGCACGCTCGGTGTGTTCATTCGCAAGCCAGCCTTTTGGAGTCGGATCCGCCGTATCCGATCGATCTTTTTCGATAAAACCGGCACCCTAACACAGGATCTCCCTGCGCTCTCCAATGTCTCGGATTTGAAAGAGCTGAATGAAACTTCATCCGGGATGCTCGCCTCCCTCTGTGCCAAATCCCGCCACCCGCTCTCGCGTTCGTTGCTGCGAAGCCTCGGACTGCGTGGGCAGAAACTGATCGATCCCAAGCTGGAAACCCACGAAGTCCCCGGACTGGGAACCTGGCTCATCGGGCCAGATGGTAATCGCTGGTCGCTTGGCAAATGCTCATGGAGCGGGATGGACGAAAGCCAAGTCTCCGCCCCCCACGCCGGCAGTGAACTGCGTTGCAATGGCTCACCAATAGCCACCTTCACCTTCGAAGAAAGTCTGCGCCCCGAAACCGCGGAAACATTGGCAGCACTCGGCACCAAGCAGATTTACATTCTCAGCGGGGATCAAAACCAGCGTGTCCAAACAATCTCGAAGGTTCTGGGCGTGCCTGAGCCACATGTCCACGCAGGCCTGAGCCCTGACGATAAAGCCCGCGTGGTTCGCGAGACCGATCCAGATCACTCGTTATTCTTGGGTGACGGCGCCAACGACTCGCTGGCCTTCGATGCGGCCGCCATGTCGGGTGCCGTAGCCGGAAGAGGTTTGTTAGAGGCTAAATCTGATTTTTACTTCCTCTCCTCAGGCTTGAAATTCCTTCCCAACATGTTCCAGCTGGCCGACCGCCATGCCTTGGCGGTCCGTGCGGTCTTCACGTTCAGCCTGATCTATAACCTTTGCGCCGTGGCACTCTGCCTGGCCGGGCATATGAATCCACTCTTAGCGGCGATCCTCATGCCGCTGAGCTCCATTGTCTCGCTCACACTCGTCGCGGGCTTTCTTGCCAAAAACAAGCGTTTCGCAAATCTCGACCCGACTAATGTTGCAATCGTTTCCTAG
- a CDS encoding RrF2 family transcriptional regulator, whose translation MKLTYYTDYAFRILIYMLLHPGETVSTRKIAEAYRISPNHLNKVSQKLVQLNMLEAKRGRGGGIKITKSALEWRLGDLVKELESVTELANCCGRSQEAPCVISPACHLRGLLAEVQATFYQSLNKYRVGNLIDKKSDAMRTLLTQ comes from the coding sequence ATGAAGCTGACCTACTACACAGATTACGCATTCAGGATCCTAATCTACATGCTCTTACATCCTGGCGAAACGGTGAGCACCCGCAAAATCGCCGAAGCCTATCGTATTTCTCCCAATCATCTCAATAAGGTCAGCCAAAAATTAGTGCAGCTGAATATGCTGGAGGCCAAGCGCGGCCGTGGCGGAGGCATCAAAATTACCAAGTCTGCCTTGGAATGGAGGCTGGGTGATCTCGTCAAAGAACTGGAGTCGGTCACGGAACTGGCCAATTGCTGTGGTAGATCCCAAGAAGCGCCCTGCGTCATCAGCCCCGCCTGTCATTTAAGAGGCCTGTTAGCCGAGGTGCAGGCAACTTTCTATCAGTCTCTCAACAAGTATCGAGTGGGCAATTTAATCGACAAGAAATCAGATGCCATGCGCACTCTGCTGACACAATAA
- a CDS encoding transporter yields the protein MYKNILTTALGAAALTSGVLAGPDAVTLTPPATESGFDQVRRPITNPTLFDLAIPRTQVRPIYIHQSMPNSINSSLGKLALGGDFSVYALQFEYALNERFSIVAMKDGYIDFNPDNTLSNASGFADIAAGVKYAFILDPVKQLAVSGSLTVEFPTGDDDVWQGNGDGAVGLNVAAVKLSGSWQFAGAVGVHLPFDTDAESTTGFASAHVGYNVTDRLYALAEMNWYHVISDGNGENQFTDHVGGAVPSVVGFEGGDLVNFGASNPESNIVTAAIGLRYKLADNADLGIAYEIPLTDEEDGLMEDRITVDLVVTF from the coding sequence ATGTATAAGAATATACTCACCACAGCCCTTGGCGCTGCCGCATTGACATCAGGAGTTCTGGCTGGACCAGACGCCGTCACACTCACCCCACCAGCCACAGAGAGTGGCTTTGATCAGGTCCGTCGCCCGATCACCAACCCTACCCTCTTTGACCTGGCGATCCCCCGCACACAGGTGAGACCGATTTACATCCATCAAAGCATGCCTAACAGCATTAACAGCTCACTGGGCAAGCTAGCACTTGGTGGTGACTTCAGTGTCTACGCTCTACAGTTTGAATACGCGTTGAACGAGCGCTTTTCCATCGTGGCGATGAAGGATGGCTACATCGATTTTAATCCGGACAACACTCTGAGCAATGCTTCCGGATTTGCTGACATTGCAGCTGGAGTGAAATACGCTTTCATTCTGGATCCCGTGAAGCAACTCGCAGTTTCCGGATCGCTCACCGTCGAGTTTCCAACTGGCGATGATGATGTCTGGCAAGGCAATGGCGATGGAGCCGTAGGCCTGAATGTGGCGGCAGTGAAACTCAGTGGCAGCTGGCAGTTTGCCGGTGCCGTAGGGGTGCATCTTCCCTTCGATACCGATGCCGAGTCCACCACCGGATTTGCATCTGCCCACGTGGGTTACAACGTCACCGATCGACTCTACGCACTTGCTGAAATGAACTGGTATCACGTCATTTCCGATGGCAATGGTGAAAATCAATTCACCGATCACGTCGGCGGAGCAGTTCCTTCTGTCGTTGGTTTCGAAGGAGGAGATCTGGTCAACTTCGGTGCCAGCAACCCTGAAAGCAACATCGTCACCGCCGCCATCGGCCTGCGCTACAAACTTGCCGATAACGCCGACTTGGGGATCGCTTACGAAATCCCACTTACTGACGAAGAAGACGGCCTGATGGAAGACCGCATCACGGTGGACCTGGTCGTCACCTTCTAA
- a CDS encoding NnrS family protein: MEKKEVYRWLASEPYRVFFPSALLAGIIGVALWPMFYSGHLSFYPSFAHARLMIEGFVGGFAVGFLGTALPKMLSTSPLKSWQVLVMFALHLAYCTAHLLGEIRLGDALFTAMMFCLVLCMAIRVGHRKKLPPPGVILAAMGLLSGMFGSLWGALFTFDGSIFVTAFAYRLLYQAFILLPLLGVGTFIFPMILGTPNKSAMLTGKDWRNKALEAALIGALIIASCWIEIKGQQQAMAWVRFALASVWLVKECDVLKITSGKGVMSHSLRAGIGCLLLALVAVAVVQQQKIALDHILYVGGFGLITMIVATRVIFGHSGQGHQFNRWNKALVICVGLLLLGMATRVSADFLPRVRNSHHVYAAICWVAVSIIWGIAILPSVRRRPTSGPSKPSPNRLSKLPKLTTDYTDFKLTKKP; encoded by the coding sequence ATGGAAAAGAAAGAAGTCTACCGCTGGTTGGCATCGGAGCCGTATCGCGTCTTTTTCCCCAGTGCGCTTTTGGCTGGGATAATTGGAGTGGCATTGTGGCCGATGTTTTATAGCGGGCATCTGAGTTTTTATCCGTCCTTTGCTCATGCCCGACTGATGATCGAGGGATTTGTCGGTGGTTTTGCGGTCGGGTTTCTAGGCACGGCATTGCCGAAAATGCTGTCCACTTCGCCGCTGAAAAGTTGGCAGGTTCTGGTGATGTTCGCGCTGCATCTAGCCTACTGCACCGCGCATTTGTTAGGGGAAATCAGATTGGGCGACGCGTTGTTCACCGCAATGATGTTCTGCCTCGTGCTGTGTATGGCGATCCGTGTTGGCCACCGCAAGAAGCTGCCTCCTCCGGGTGTCATTCTGGCTGCGATGGGGCTGCTCAGTGGCATGTTTGGTTCGCTCTGGGGCGCGTTGTTCACCTTTGATGGCAGCATCTTTGTCACCGCCTTTGCTTATCGCTTACTGTATCAGGCATTCATTCTCCTGCCGCTGTTAGGGGTGGGCACGTTTATCTTCCCAATGATTCTAGGCACGCCGAACAAGAGCGCCATGCTCACTGGAAAAGATTGGCGAAACAAAGCCTTGGAGGCAGCTCTCATCGGGGCGCTGATCATCGCCAGCTGTTGGATCGAGATTAAAGGCCAGCAGCAAGCCATGGCCTGGGTGCGCTTTGCTTTGGCTTCAGTGTGGCTGGTGAAAGAGTGTGATGTTCTGAAAATCACATCCGGCAAGGGTGTCATGAGCCATTCTCTACGTGCGGGAATCGGCTGCTTGCTGCTGGCATTGGTCGCCGTGGCGGTGGTGCAGCAGCAGAAAATTGCGCTCGATCACATCCTCTACGTCGGCGGCTTCGGCTTGATCACCATGATCGTTGCCACCCGCGTGATCTTCGGCCACAGCGGCCAGGGGCATCAGTTTAACCGCTGGAACAAGGCCTTGGTCATCTGCGTCGGCCTTCTCCTGCTAGGCATGGCCACCCGTGTCTCGGCCGATTTCCTACCACGCGTAAGAAACTCCCACCACGTTTACGCCGCCATCTGCTGGGTAGCCGTCAGCATCATCTGGGGCATCGCCATTTTGCCTTCGGTGCGGAGACGACCCACCTCTGGCCCGAGTAAACCTTCCCCTAACAGACTTTCCAAGCTGCCGAAGCTCACCACTGATTACACTGATTTTAAACTGACGAAGAAGCCTTGA
- a CDS encoding DUF1611 domain-containing protein yields MHPKQRQPDPNSIFFNKMPVSKAITLTEEQVAVPEPRPARRAIVYCEGHLGEDGGKITDGLLRHSDQYTVISVIDDENAGKDSGKVLKNEPNKIPVFRNLGTALAQAGRVPYYFVFGFTPKDGELSEGDRRVMLRAMGYGMNIACAMHEELNKDPEFIEAAAQKEVTIQAV; encoded by the coding sequence ATGCACCCTAAACAACGTCAACCCGATCCTAACTCCATCTTTTTTAACAAGATGCCTGTTTCCAAGGCCATCACTCTCACTGAGGAGCAGGTGGCTGTTCCTGAACCGCGCCCGGCTCGACGGGCGATTGTTTATTGTGAGGGGCATTTGGGTGAGGACGGTGGCAAGATCACTGATGGTCTGCTTCGGCACTCGGATCAATACACGGTGATCTCGGTGATTGATGATGAAAATGCCGGCAAAGACTCCGGCAAGGTTCTGAAGAATGAACCGAACAAAATTCCTGTTTTCCGGAATCTGGGAACGGCTCTGGCACAGGCGGGTCGGGTGCCTTACTACTTTGTTTTCGGATTTACACCAAAGGACGGAGAACTTTCAGAGGGTGACCGGCGTGTGATGCTGCGAGCTATGGGATACGGCATGAACATCGCCTGTGCCATGCACGAGGAACTGAATAAGGACCCTGAATTTATTGAAGCAGCGGCGCAGAAAGAGGTGACGATTCAGGCGGTTTGA
- a CDS encoding Rrf2 family transcriptional regulator: MIQIGKTAQNAISVMSYLTECQRDELGPVNSQQAADARGISKALAAKILTTLSQAGYIKGSTGPGGGYVLAQEPSSISLANVVMCFEVQNKEMMCPFGEGWCGTYKKCPLHDEIFRLKDEVQEFLNENDFGGFSEPGVTSKRTEENRLK, from the coding sequence ATGATCCAGATAGGAAAAACCGCGCAGAATGCGATCTCCGTGATGAGCTACCTCACGGAGTGTCAGCGTGATGAACTGGGGCCGGTGAATTCGCAGCAAGCGGCTGATGCGCGCGGGATTTCGAAGGCACTGGCGGCTAAAATTCTCACCACGCTTTCCCAGGCCGGGTATATCAAAGGGTCGACTGGTCCGGGGGGAGGATATGTTTTGGCCCAAGAGCCATCGTCGATTTCCTTAGCGAACGTGGTGATGTGCTTTGAGGTGCAGAATAAGGAAATGATGTGTCCGTTTGGCGAAGGCTGGTGTGGCACGTATAAAAAATGCCCGCTGCACGATGAAATTTTCCGCCTCAAAGACGAGGTGCAGGAATTTCTCAATGAAAACGATTTTGGAGGTTTCTCCGAACCGGGCGTGACCTCAAAACGGACCGAAGAGAATCGGTTAAAATAA
- a CDS encoding sulfite exporter TauE/SafE family protein: MIENINTPAVAFVAGLITSIHCAGMCGPIACSLTALKKDENSRMQSAIAYHGGRLVSYSSLGAIFGAVGDQVLIGFFNSPAVVLPWFMVLVFVAIAFGLEKKIPRPAFFNRFTARLRFKAMRISATRGSLVMGLATPLLPCTPLYLFFAACFATGSAIKGAEFALAFGLGTVPLLWATQLGFHKLQMKLGTRWMARCRKGLALAAALMMAWRLHDTIPLIPSATAAPTEQPSTEAAPEPAKAELPSCCH, from the coding sequence ATGATCGAGAATATCAACACACCCGCGGTGGCTTTTGTCGCCGGCTTGATCACCAGCATTCACTGCGCCGGCATGTGCGGCCCGATTGCCTGCTCGCTGACTGCGCTGAAAAAAGATGAAAACAGTCGCATGCAATCAGCCATCGCTTACCACGGCGGCCGGCTGGTTTCTTACTCGTCGCTGGGAGCCATCTTTGGTGCCGTGGGCGACCAGGTGTTGATTGGATTTTTCAACTCCCCGGCCGTGGTGCTGCCCTGGTTCATGGTGCTGGTCTTCGTGGCCATTGCGTTTGGCTTGGAGAAAAAAATCCCCCGCCCCGCCTTTTTCAATCGTTTCACTGCGCGGCTACGGTTCAAGGCGATGCGTATATCCGCCACACGCGGCTCACTGGTGATGGGCCTCGCCACGCCCCTGCTTCCCTGCACCCCACTCTACCTGTTTTTTGCCGCCTGCTTTGCCACCGGCTCGGCGATCAAAGGCGCCGAGTTTGCCCTCGCCTTTGGATTGGGAACCGTGCCCTTACTCTGGGCCACTCAGTTAGGTTTTCATAAGTTGCAAATGAAACTCGGCACCCGTTGGATGGCCCGCTGTCGCAAAGGCTTGGCCCTCGCCGCCGCCTTGATGATGGCTTGGCGACTGCACGATACCATCCCTCTGATCCCCAGCGCCACCGCCGCGCCCACGGAACAACCCAGCACTGAAGCTGCTCCAGAGCCCGCGAAAGCCGAGCTCCCCAGCTGCTGCCACTGA